The genomic interval TGTCCCTGTCGGCCTTTGGCCTGAACAGGCGACGAACCCCTTTCTTTTTATCCAAAACAAAATTCATATCTATCATAGAGGTTCTTTTATGTGACCGCCTGTCGAGGCTGTCGTCCTTTCTGAGTTCTCAGGAAGGATCGTTCGCGGCGGCGTAGTCGGACTCGTTAAGGTTTCCAGGGTGGCGGCCTGCGTCTGCTTTTGTCTCGCTGTCGCTTTAACTTTATATATCCTTAGGGGGGTATGACGTTGAACTACTTATTCAATATCCCTTTGTCTATGCACATAGGGAAACCAAGTTCTCCGACAGTGAAAGAAGGGGATTTGGTCGAACGAGGGCAGTGTGTCGCCGAGCCCGACGGCTTGGGGGCCAGGATCCATTCCAGCGTGTCCGGGGTGGTGAAGGAGATATCCGAAGGTTTCATCGTGATAGAGGCGAGCGAGAACCAGTCTAGGGACTACGTCAAGGTCAAGAAGGGCAAGGACATGGTCGAGACCGTCTTCAACGCCGGAGTGGTCGGAGCCGGAGGCGCCGGTTTTCCCACTCACGTGAAGCTTAAGACCGATCTAAACGGAGGGCATATAGTCGCGAACGCCGCGGAATGCGAGCCCGCTCTTCACCATAACATAAAGGGAATCGAGAAGGACGCGGGGCTCTTCATAAGGGGAATCCGCCATGCCATGCGGATGACCGGGGCCGGCGATGCCGTCATAGGGATCAAGGGAAAGAACGAAAACGCTGTAGCGGCCCTGCGCAAGGAGCTTGGCAGCGACGATTCCATCAAGATCCACCTCCTCGCCGATATGTATCCCATGGGGGAGGAGCGGGCTTTGATACACGATATCTTCGGGACCTGGCTGGAGCCCACCCAGCTGCCTTCGGATGCAGGTTGCGTGGTCTTGAACGTGGAGACCCTCAAGAACATAGCCATGGCTATCGACGAGTTCAAACCGGTGATAGACAAGGATTTCACGATCATAGGGAAGATAGGACGGCCCGACGGAGTGAGGATCTTTTCCGATGTCCCCGTGGGGACCTCGGTCAAAAAGCTTATCGAAGACGTCGGTGGCATCGACGGAGATTTCGGGGAGCTCATAATAGGCGGTCCCTATACCGGAAAGGCGGCGGGCATAGACGATTCGGTCGTCACCAAGATCTCCGGGGGCGCCATAGTCACGATACCTTTCCCTCAGTTCAGGGGAAAACTCGGTTTATTGGTCTGCGCGTGTGGAGCCGACGAGGCCAGGCTTCGGGATATAGCCCGCAAGATGGGGTCGGAGGTCGTGTCCGTAGCGGAGTGCAAGAACGTCGTGAAGATAAAGGGTGCCAATAAGTGCATGACTCCGGGGGATTGTCCCGGTCAAGCTCAGGCCGTTTTGAAGCTGAAGAGGGAGGGGGCTGAGAGGCTTTTGATTTCCAATTGCAGCGACTGTAGCAACACGGTCATGTGCAGCGCCCCTAATCTGGGGTTGCCTGTATATCACCA from Dethiosulfovibrio faecalis carries:
- the prdC gene encoding proline reductase-associated electron transfer protein PrdC, whose translation is MNYLFNIPLSMHIGKPSSPTVKEGDLVERGQCVAEPDGLGARIHSSVSGVVKEISEGFIVIEASENQSRDYVKVKKGKDMVETVFNAGVVGAGGAGFPTHVKLKTDLNGGHIVANAAECEPALHHNIKGIEKDAGLFIRGIRHAMRMTGAGDAVIGIKGKNENAVAALRKELGSDDSIKIHLLADMYPMGEERALIHDIFGTWLEPTQLPSDAGCVVLNVETLKNIAMAIDEFKPVIDKDFTIIGKIGRPDGVRIFSDVPVGTSVKKLIEDVGGIDGDFGELIIGGPYTGKAAGIDDSVVTKISGGAIVTIPFPQFRGKLGLLVCACGADEARLRDIARKMGSEVVSVAECKNVVKIKGANKCMTPGDCPGQAQAVLKLKREGAERLLISNCSDCSNTVMCSAPNLGLPVYHHTDHVMRTIGHDLTRRLPFSGDE